The following proteins are encoded in a genomic region of Cryptomeria japonica chromosome 11, Sugi_1.0, whole genome shotgun sequence:
- the LOC131860248 gene encoding uncharacterized protein LOC131860248: MSRNLVGYELNYTTVEKKCLAVVFATQMLRHYMLAYLVKLIAKIDPLKYRKAIKGQVNANQLVEAPLRDDTPLHIEFPNANVLIVSKKTCELYFDGSCTQHGSGVGILFITPQDNTIPKSYGLSFPYTNNTAKYEALVVGLKMAIEWNIIELHIYGDSQLVINQLNDEYQTKDDKLMPYKKLVDDFKKYFVEITFDQMPRNENKATDAMATIASRLQTQENQECYEFLVEDLFYPAHDPLTHKSSAIYLKLIPYNMAQRIFT; the protein is encoded by the coding sequence ATGAGCAGAAATCTAGTTGGATATGAGTTGAACTACACAACCGTGGAGAAAAAATGCCTAGCAGTAGTGTTTGCAACCCAAATGTTGAGACATTATATGCTCGCATATTTAGTGAAGTTGATTGCCAAGATCGATCCTCTAAAGTatcgaaaagctataaaaggacaagtaaatGCGAATCAACTAGTTGAAGCGCCCCTGCGCGATGATACtccattacacattgaatttcctaatgcaaaTGTTCTCATCGTCAGCAAGAAGACTTGcgaactatattttgatggctcttgcacacaacatggatcaggtgtaggAATTCTATTCATAACACCTCAGGACAATACTATCCCTAAATCATACGGGTTGAGCTTCCCATATACAaataatactgcaaagtatgaagcaCTAGTCGTTGGTCTCaagatggccattgaatggaacatcatAGAGTTGCATatatatggtgattcacaactagtTATCAACCAGctaaatgatgagtaccaaaccaaggatgataaactaatgccctaCAAGAAGCTagttgatgatttcaagaaatactttgttgagATTACTTTTGATCAGATGCCAAGGAATGAaaataaagcaacagatgccatggcaacgATAGCATCTCGTTTACAAACTCAAGAgaatcaagagtgttatgaattcctggtagaagatcTTTTTTATCCAGCTCATGATCCCTTGACACACAAATCATCTGCAATATATCTGAAACTAATTCCTTATAATATGGCCCAACGTATctttacttga